The Fundidesulfovibrio magnetotacticus genome has a window encoding:
- the trpB gene encoding tryptophan synthase subunit beta, with the protein MQKGYFGQFGGMFVPELLMPPLLEIEEAMNTIVPSEAFQAEFKALLEDYVGRPSALYRCPNLSKRLGFNLWLKREDLNHTGAHKINNALGQGLLCRHMGKQVLLAETGAGMHGVATATAAAMLGLECVVYMGAEDVSRQSHNVKRMGLLGARIVPIESGTRTLKDAINAALRMWIAEQRTTHYCFGTAAGPHPFPTLVREFQSVIGREAKEQMLRKAGKLPDYVVACVGGGSNAIGAFHEFVPHGEVQLIGVEAAGTGEPGCHHSAPLNLGTPGVLHGAMSMLLQTKDGQIEPSHSIAPGLDYPGVGPEHAGLQASGRARYATVNDSQAYNAFRTLCREEGIIPALESSHAVAWALENVRSIPKKSDVLVCLSGRGDKDMGIIEEFEKNLKG; encoded by the coding sequence ATGCAGAAAGGCTATTTCGGACAATTCGGGGGCATGTTCGTGCCCGAACTTCTCATGCCGCCGCTTCTGGAAATCGAAGAGGCCATGAACACCATCGTGCCCAGCGAGGCTTTCCAGGCGGAGTTCAAGGCCCTGCTGGAGGACTACGTGGGCAGGCCTTCGGCCCTGTACCGCTGTCCCAACCTCTCGAAGCGGCTGGGCTTCAACCTCTGGCTCAAGCGCGAGGATCTGAACCACACCGGCGCGCACAAGATCAACAACGCGCTGGGCCAGGGTCTGTTGTGCCGCCACATGGGCAAACAGGTGCTGCTGGCCGAGACGGGCGCGGGCATGCACGGCGTGGCAACGGCCACGGCGGCGGCCATGCTGGGCCTGGAATGCGTGGTGTACATGGGAGCGGAGGACGTTTCGCGCCAGTCGCACAACGTCAAGCGCATGGGGCTTCTAGGCGCGCGCATCGTGCCCATCGAGTCGGGCACGCGCACGTTGAAGGACGCCATCAACGCGGCGCTGCGCATGTGGATCGCGGAGCAGCGCACCACGCACTACTGCTTCGGCACGGCAGCGGGTCCGCACCCGTTCCCCACGCTGGTGCGCGAGTTCCAGTCGGTGATCGGGCGCGAGGCCAAGGAGCAGATGCTGCGCAAGGCCGGGAAGCTGCCAGACTACGTGGTGGCCTGCGTGGGCGGCGGCTCCAACGCCATCGGGGCCTTCCACGAGTTCGTGCCGCACGGCGAGGTGCAGCTCATCGGCGTGGAGGCGGCGGGCACGGGCGAGCCGGGCTGCCACCACTCCGCGCCGCTGAACCTGGGCACGCCGGGCGTGCTGCACGGGGCCATGAGCATGTTGCTGCAGACGAAGGACGGCCAGATCGAGCCCTCGCACTCCATCGCGCCGGGGCTGGACTATCCGGGCGTTGGGCCGGAGCACGCGGGCCTCCAGGCCTCGGGCCGGGCGCGCTACGCCACGGTGAACGACTCCCAGGCCTACAACGCCTTCCGGACGCTCTGCCGCGAGGAGGGAATCATCCCGGCCCTGGAGAGCTCCCACGCCGTGGCCTGGGCGCTGGAGAACGTGCGGAGCATCCCCAAGAAGAGCGACGTGCTGGTCTGCCTGTCGGGCCGGGGCGACAAGGACATGGGGATCATCGAGGAG